Proteins co-encoded in one Flavivirga eckloniae genomic window:
- a CDS encoding protein-disulfide reductase DsbD family protein encodes MRHHFYKNLFNAFFITLALTNVGAQTIDESLELMVSVAKQDLETPSPTRFDPLQLNGAIVWSENKKQLAVVMKVELLTDWHIYASVTKKSAFIATKIKTKFPEKGLVPLTDWEKPNEEAYNKSSSVYIGDQLFFIRYYKVDQTFNASTSLKCGLYYQACDPFKCMPPKTKMIDLIK; translated from the coding sequence ATGAGACATCACTTTTATAAAAACTTATTTAATGCTTTTTTTATCACTCTAGCATTAACTAATGTAGGTGCTCAAACTATAGACGAATCATTAGAACTTATGGTTTCTGTAGCCAAACAAGACTTAGAAACACCAAGCCCTACTAGGTTTGATCCATTACAATTAAACGGTGCCATTGTTTGGTCTGAAAATAAAAAACAACTAGCTGTTGTCATGAAAGTTGAATTGTTGACCGATTGGCATATATACGCTTCAGTAACTAAAAAATCAGCATTTATTGCTACAAAAATAAAAACAAAGTTTCCAGAAAAAGGCTTAGTACCACTAACAGATTGGGAAAAGCCAAATGAAGAAGCTTATAATAAAAGTTCTAGTGTTTATATAGGCGACCAATTATTCTTTATACGGTACTATAAGGTAGATCAAACATTTAATGCAAGTACCTCATTAAAATGTGGATTGTATTATCAAGCCTGTGATCCTTTTAAATGCATGCCTCCAAAAACAAAAATGATAGATTTAATAAAATAA
- a CDS encoding M16 family metallopeptidase translates to MTKIIYILVILFSIQCINAQDSTSKFIKTDELGGIEAYQYTPNNMNILLMQDNSAPVVTVQIVYNVGSRHEVSGNTGSTHLLEHLMFKGTEKFNKRKGTSIDGKLNTIGARMNATTWNDRTNYYETIPSDKIEIALEIEADRMRNSLLLKEDKDAEMTVVRNEFERGENNPNSLLSKEIWATAYMAHTYHHSTIGWRSDIEKMPIEVLRDFYNTYYWPDNATLTIIGDFQKDNLFKLVDKYFGKITKAPNAMPQPYTEEPTQYGPRRVVIKKPGEMGVLNIAYKIPGKSHEDISALKVLGDLIGSGTSSLLSKEFVDKGLAYYGYAYASEFREVGLFSIGLGFDPSNKHETINKQVIDALEKIKKEGVLQKDVDRIVAKLNAQNILSRDGSGSIAAALTEAIAGGDWKDFINDSEKLKKVTAADVKRVANKYLLEDQSTTGYFIPKTSGSTKPETEAPSNFYEVENGKYFFRDPSHTIQHNTSSNTENTVTFEKEATAYESIKTVKGERFVRKKVSGIDVISVKTGAKDFVTVSASFPIANYLNSKGNEMVPSLVTSLLSKGTTKKDKFEFSQALEKLGVDISINAGTHNISIGFKCLKKDLTPVINLLAEALRFPLFDTKELDLLKQQLIGSIRQGLSDPSTMASLTMTQAIYPKGHPNYEANINTTIENIEKATINDLKAFHKTYFGSAGMHLVAVGDVDTKALYTSLKKAFKNWSGGTTNKAKYTEPEQTKPLNKVVSIPEKPSAQLLIGLYTGLKRMDADYLSFYIANSTLGSGFSGRLMRTVRDEDGLTYSIGSKHSGHTYSGGHWSISASFAPELFQKGLDATMVQLQKWVDKGITAEELVAKKSNLIGSFKVGMATTEGMANSILSIVERGQEPSYIDQYPKDIEAVTLEQVNASIKKYIDTDRLVIIKSGSLDENGKPIN, encoded by the coding sequence ATGACAAAAATCATTTACATTCTTGTAATACTATTTTCAATACAATGCATTAATGCCCAAGATAGTACATCAAAATTCATCAAAACAGATGAATTAGGAGGCATAGAAGCATATCAATATACCCCAAACAACATGAACATCTTGTTAATGCAAGATAATTCCGCCCCAGTGGTTACCGTTCAAATTGTGTATAATGTGGGCTCAAGACACGAAGTTTCTGGTAATACAGGCAGTACACATCTACTAGAACATTTAATGTTTAAGGGTACCGAAAAATTCAATAAGCGAAAAGGGACTTCTATAGATGGTAAGCTTAATACTATAGGCGCTCGAATGAATGCTACAACATGGAATGACCGTACCAACTACTATGAAACCATACCTAGCGATAAAATAGAGATTGCATTAGAAATTGAGGCAGACAGAATGCGAAATTCATTACTTCTTAAAGAAGATAAAGACGCAGAGATGACTGTAGTACGTAATGAGTTTGAACGTGGAGAAAATAATCCAAATAGCCTTTTAAGTAAAGAGATCTGGGCTACAGCTTATATGGCGCACACTTATCATCATTCTACGATTGGCTGGCGTTCAGATATTGAAAAAATGCCTATAGAAGTGCTCCGAGATTTTTACAACACCTATTACTGGCCAGATAATGCCACACTTACCATTATAGGCGATTTTCAAAAAGACAACTTGTTTAAGCTAGTTGATAAATACTTTGGTAAAATCACCAAAGCTCCCAACGCCATGCCACAACCATACACGGAAGAACCTACTCAATATGGTCCAAGACGTGTAGTTATAAAGAAACCCGGAGAAATGGGGGTGCTTAATATCGCTTACAAAATTCCTGGTAAATCACATGAAGATATAAGCGCATTAAAGGTCTTAGGAGACCTTATAGGTTCAGGTACTTCTTCTTTATTAAGCAAAGAATTTGTAGATAAAGGTTTGGCTTATTACGGTTATGCCTATGCTTCCGAATTTAGAGAAGTAGGTTTATTTTCTATAGGCTTAGGCTTCGATCCATCTAACAAACACGAAACCATTAATAAACAAGTCATTGATGCACTGGAAAAGATTAAGAAAGAAGGTGTTTTACAGAAAGATGTAGATAGGATTGTTGCAAAACTTAATGCGCAAAATATTTTATCCAGAGATGGTTCCGGTAGCATAGCTGCTGCTTTAACAGAAGCCATTGCGGGTGGAGATTGGAAAGACTTTATTAACGATAGTGAAAAACTTAAAAAAGTTACCGCAGCAGATGTAAAGCGTGTGGCAAATAAATACTTGTTAGAAGACCAAAGTACCACAGGTTATTTTATTCCTAAAACATCTGGTAGTACAAAACCAGAAACGGAAGCTCCAAGCAATTTTTATGAAGTAGAAAATGGAAAATATTTTTTTAGAGATCCATCTCATACCATCCAACATAATACCTCATCAAATACTGAAAACACAGTAACATTTGAAAAAGAAGCTACTGCCTATGAAAGCATAAAAACGGTAAAAGGAGAACGATTTGTAAGAAAAAAAGTGTCTGGAATAGATGTGATCTCTGTGAAAACCGGGGCTAAAGATTTTGTTACAGTATCTGCTAGTTTTCCCATTGCAAATTATTTAAATTCTAAGGGAAATGAAATGGTACCAAGCCTGGTTACGTCTTTATTAAGTAAAGGAACTACTAAAAAAGACAAGTTTGAGTTTTCGCAAGCTTTAGAAAAATTAGGCGTAGATATTTCAATTAATGCAGGGACTCATAATATTTCTATCGGGTTTAAATGTTTGAAAAAAGATCTTACACCTGTTATTAACTTATTAGCGGAAGCATTGCGTTTCCCACTGTTTGACACCAAAGAATTAGATCTTCTAAAACAACAATTAATAGGGAGTATCCGACAAGGGCTTTCAGATCCCTCAACCATGGCAAGTTTAACCATGACGCAGGCTATTTACCCTAAAGGACATCCTAACTATGAGGCCAACATAAATACCACCATAGAAAATATAGAAAAAGCCACCATTAATGATTTAAAAGCATTTCATAAAACCTATTTCGGATCTGCTGGAATGCATCTAGTCGCTGTTGGTGATGTGGATACAAAGGCATTATATACTTCATTGAAAAAAGCCTTTAAAAATTGGTCTGGCGGCACTACTAACAAAGCTAAATATACAGAGCCCGAACAAACTAAACCACTTAACAAGGTCGTAAGCATACCCGAAAAACCAAGTGCCCAACTATTAATTGGTCTGTACACCGGCTTAAAAAGAATGGATGCCGATTATCTCTCTTTTTACATAGCAAATAGTACTCTGGGAAGTGGTTTTTCCGGTAGACTAATGAGAACGGTTAGAGACGAAGACGGGTTAACCTATAGTATTGGCTCTAAACATTCGGGACATACTTATTCCGGAGGACATTGGTCCATTAGTGCATCTTTTGCGCCCGAACTCTTTCAAAAAGGGTTGGATGCCACGATGGTGCAACTTCAAAAATGGGTAGATAAAGGCATTACTGCGGAAGAACTGGTAGCCAAAAAATCAAACCTTATTGGAAGTTTTAAGGTGGGAATGGCAACCACTGAAGGTATGGCCAATAGCATTTTAAGTATTGTAGAAAGAGGACAAGAACCAAGTTATATAGATCAATACCCTAAAGATATTGAGGCAGTAACCTTAGAACAGGTAAACGCTAGTATTAAAAAATATATCGATACAGACAGACTTGTAATTATCAAATCTGGTTCTTTAGATGAAAATGGAAAACCTATAAATTAA
- a CDS encoding TlpA disulfide reductase family protein: MKKICALLLVFIAFTACKQPNPNTFVINGKIEGVKEGTLVELKLKDPEFFLGKQEKVIDTATIKGGKFQFTGGMDTPRLHTITILEPEKDRLEKKIIPIFLENSTIEIFTDIDKIPTLDNIFNYNYDFDVVKITGSDSHKNYKDYLKKLQVIMQSENLLWEESTKNFKEKRKLSISEGIELATRFEKSNTLKQDFLLDFIKNNINNIVGQYVAYITIINQEVGFSKDQFNELIASIPDNINDFPGTIALRENAISAAHVAPGAQYVDLSFNDKDGNPLKLSDYVAKGKYVLVEFWASWCGPCRLDIPHLKDVYELYNKEGFEIISVSMDEDHEAWLQAIEEEQMPWLQVSDGKGFDGAISEVYKIFGIPACFLIDPNGKIITDNMRGSYMDKRLIEMYGNKFGDKY; this comes from the coding sequence CAACACGTTTGTTATTAATGGCAAAATAGAAGGTGTAAAAGAAGGAACGTTGGTAGAACTAAAATTAAAAGACCCTGAGTTCTTTTTAGGTAAACAAGAAAAAGTCATAGACACAGCAACAATAAAAGGCGGTAAATTTCAATTTACTGGAGGTATGGATACGCCACGTCTGCATACTATTACCATTCTTGAACCTGAAAAGGATAGGCTAGAAAAAAAAATAATTCCTATTTTTTTAGAAAACTCAACTATTGAAATTTTCACAGACATCGATAAGATACCTACTCTAGATAATATTTTCAACTATAATTATGATTTCGATGTGGTAAAAATAACGGGATCAGATAGTCATAAAAATTATAAGGACTACCTGAAAAAACTTCAGGTAATCATGCAAAGTGAAAATTTATTATGGGAAGAAAGCACTAAAAACTTTAAAGAAAAACGAAAACTCTCTATTTCAGAAGGCATAGAGTTAGCTACAAGGTTTGAGAAGAGCAATACTTTAAAACAAGATTTCTTACTAGACTTTATAAAAAACAACATAAATAATATTGTTGGACAATACGTAGCCTATATTACTATTATTAATCAAGAGGTAGGGTTTTCAAAAGACCAATTTAACGAACTAATTGCTAGTATTCCTGACAATATAAACGATTTTCCAGGCACCATAGCTTTAAGAGAAAATGCCATCAGCGCTGCTCATGTAGCTCCAGGAGCTCAATACGTGGATCTATCATTTAATGACAAAGACGGAAATCCCTTAAAACTCTCAGATTACGTAGCTAAAGGTAAATACGTGCTAGTAGAGTTTTGGGCATCATGGTGCGGCCCTTGTAGATTAGACATACCACATTTAAAGGACGTTTACGAACTTTATAATAAAGAAGGCTTCGAAATTATAAGTGTATCCATGGATGAAGATCATGAAGCATGGCTTCAAGCTATAGAGGAAGAACAAATGCCTTGGTTACAGGTTTCAGATGGCAAAGGTTTTGATGGCGCTATTTCAGAAGTATATAAAATATTTGGTATTCCCGCCTGTTTCTTAATAGATCCTAATGGAAAGATTATAACAGATAACATGAGAGGCTCATATATGGACAAACGTCTTATAGAAATGTATGGCAATAAGTTTGGAGATAAATATTGA
- a CDS encoding sugar-binding domain-containing protein: MRTIGFLASLLLFVSCSKPVDSVRVVEDFNYDWKFNLVDNNAASKPDFDDSAWKKINVPHDWSIEAGYRKENTAASSGFVPGGIGWYRKAFTLLEADKEKVIRVLFGGVYNNSSVWINGHFLGKRPYGYSTFSYNLTKYLKFDGSVNVIAVKVDRTAYVDSRWYTGSGIYRKVQLVKTNPLHIKQWGVQITTPKVSQEAADVKITTKINNQSAQPVENTSLKYSVLDASGALVAEKQVDMNVEGSNEAIITISKPKLWGVETPNLYTLKTQLFVGDRQVDNVSEIFGIRSFNFDANKGFSLNEKNFKLKGVNLHHDAGAVGTAVPKAIWEYRVDQLKSIGVNAIRMAHNPHAKELLEICDEKGILVMDEAFDEWINPKGKSLKYLGDNAAPEAAAKAYPEHFKVWAERDLKDLVLRDFNHPSVILWSIGNEIEWTFPYYSGTFNDVNTDGAAGYDEVPNYDPVAIKEAFKKNLKGPDSLAIIAKQLVKWIKEVDTSRPTIAGSVLPSISMTSGYGEAVDILGFNYRQADYDAAHKQYPDLKIVGSENWGAYSEWKSCIDREFVAGIFTWTGFAYLGEAGPWPRKGLEISFFDYAGFKTPRGHFFECLWKEDPKVYMVTTPSNESEFSFTEKDGWKFEMQLTPPPVWNMLRLWEWYKVHPKWQYNEEESIIVQTYTNCEEAELFLNGTSLGKQKRSDFDEDNIIKWLVPYAEGELKVVGFNNGEKADEYTLRSQGKLSKIAISSNKQTMKADGYDVAVVTIELLDEKGELITDVEEDITFTVEGDAKNIGVDNGWERNVSSHKGNTVKTRLGKAVVFVQSTKKKGEVKIKASSSSVASEDLILMMN, encoded by the coding sequence ATGAGAACTATTGGTTTTTTAGCTTCCTTATTACTATTCGTTTCATGCAGTAAACCGGTTGATTCCGTTAGGGTAGTTGAAGATTTTAATTACGATTGGAAATTCAATTTGGTAGATAATAATGCTGCATCTAAACCAGATTTTGACGATTCTGCATGGAAAAAGATTAATGTACCCCATGATTGGAGTATAGAAGCGGGGTATCGAAAAGAAAATACTGCGGCAAGCTCAGGGTTTGTTCCTGGGGGCATAGGCTGGTACCGAAAAGCTTTTACGCTTTTAGAAGCCGATAAGGAAAAAGTAATTCGTGTGCTTTTTGGTGGCGTTTATAATAATTCTAGTGTTTGGATAAATGGTCATTTTTTAGGAAAAAGACCTTATGGATATAGTACATTTTCTTATAATTTAACAAAGTACCTAAAATTTGATGGATCGGTAAATGTAATAGCGGTAAAGGTAGATAGAACAGCTTACGTAGACTCCCGTTGGTACACTGGTTCTGGAATTTACAGAAAAGTACAATTGGTAAAAACCAATCCATTACATATAAAACAATGGGGAGTACAAATTACGACTCCAAAAGTTTCTCAAGAAGCAGCCGATGTTAAAATAACCACAAAGATTAACAACCAGAGTGCGCAACCTGTAGAGAATACGTCTTTAAAATATAGTGTTTTAGATGCAAGTGGGGCACTTGTAGCAGAAAAGCAGGTTGATATGAATGTAGAAGGTTCTAATGAAGCTATAATAACCATAAGCAAACCAAAATTATGGGGCGTTGAAACTCCGAATCTTTATACACTTAAAACACAGTTGTTTGTTGGCGATAGACAGGTTGATAATGTATCTGAAATTTTTGGAATTCGCTCATTTAATTTTGATGCTAATAAAGGGTTCTCTTTAAATGAGAAGAATTTTAAACTAAAAGGTGTGAATTTGCACCACGATGCAGGAGCTGTTGGTACGGCTGTGCCTAAAGCGATTTGGGAATATAGGGTAGATCAGTTAAAATCTATAGGAGTTAATGCCATACGTATGGCGCATAATCCACACGCTAAAGAGTTATTAGAGATTTGCGATGAAAAAGGCATACTTGTTATGGATGAGGCATTCGACGAGTGGATTAACCCTAAAGGAAAAAGTTTAAAGTATTTAGGAGATAATGCAGCACCAGAGGCAGCTGCAAAAGCATATCCCGAGCATTTTAAAGTATGGGCTGAACGAGATTTAAAAGATCTGGTTTTACGCGATTTTAATCATCCTTCTGTAATTTTATGGAGTATAGGTAATGAAATAGAGTGGACATTCCCATACTATTCTGGAACTTTTAACGATGTTAATACCGATGGTGCAGCTGGCTATGATGAGGTGCCTAATTACGATCCCGTAGCTATAAAAGAAGCTTTTAAGAAAAACTTGAAAGGTCCGGATTCATTGGCAATTATAGCTAAGCAGTTGGTAAAATGGATTAAAGAAGTAGATACAAGTAGACCAACTATTGCGGGTAGTGTATTACCTTCAATTAGTATGACGAGTGGTTATGGAGAGGCTGTAGATATTTTAGGATTCAATTACAGACAAGCAGACTACGATGCTGCCCATAAGCAATATCCCGATTTAAAAATTGTAGGCTCCGAAAACTGGGGCGCTTATAGCGAGTGGAAATCATGTATAGATAGGGAGTTTGTTGCTGGTATTTTTACATGGACAGGTTTCGCGTATCTAGGAGAAGCAGGACCATGGCCAAGAAAAGGCTTAGAGATTTCATTTTTCGATTATGCAGGGTTTAAAACACCAAGAGGCCACTTTTTTGAATGTTTATGGAAAGAAGATCCGAAAGTATATATGGTTACAACACCATCTAACGAGTCTGAGTTTTCATTTACAGAAAAAGATGGTTGGAAATTTGAAATGCAATTAACACCGCCTCCGGTATGGAATATGTTGCGTTTATGGGAATGGTACAAGGTGCATCCAAAATGGCAGTATAATGAAGAAGAGTCAATCATTGTTCAAACGTATACTAACTGTGAAGAAGCTGAGTTGTTTTTAAACGGAACATCATTAGGAAAACAAAAACGTTCAGATTTTGATGAAGATAACATTATCAAGTGGCTAGTGCCTTATGCTGAAGGTGAGCTGAAAGTTGTTGGGTTTAATAATGGAGAAAAAGCTGATGAATACACTTTAAGGTCTCAAGGAAAACTTTCAAAAATAGCGATATCATCTAATAAACAAACCATGAAAGCAGACGGTTATGATGTTGCTGTGGTTACTATTGAATTATTGGATGAGAAAGGCGAATTAATAACAGATGTTGAAGAAGATATTACTTTTACAGTTGAAGGTGACGCCAAAAACATTGGAGTAGATAACGGTTGGGAGAGAAATGTGTCTTCGCATAAAGGCAATACAGTAAAAACACGTCTTGGTAAAGCCGTGGTCTTTGTTCAATCGACTAAGAAAAAAGGTGAAGTAAAAATAAAAGCATCATCTAGTAGCGTAGCATCTGAAGATCTAATTTTAATGATGAACTAA
- a CDS encoding thioredoxin family protein produces the protein MKRFLITIVFASICFISYSQDQNIDFKDGSFEEIMALAKQENKPIFMDCYTVWCGPCKQLAKNVFPQPEVSAFFNENFISIKMDMEKGEGIELAQYYNVNAYPTLLFLDSEGNVLKNHTGSLDAKNLIETGRDAIRLKK, from the coding sequence ATGAAAAGATTTTTAATTACAATTGTGTTTGCTTCTATATGTTTTATAAGTTATTCGCAGGATCAAAATATTGACTTTAAAGACGGAAGCTTTGAAGAAATCATGGCTTTAGCAAAACAAGAAAACAAACCTATTTTTATGGATTGTTACACAGTTTGGTGCGGTCCGTGTAAGCAATTAGCAAAAAACGTTTTCCCTCAACCAGAAGTGAGCGCTTTTTTTAATGAGAACTTTATAAGTATTAAAATGGATATGGAAAAAGGAGAAGGTATTGAGTTAGCCCAGTACTATAACGTTAATGCCTATCCAACGCTTCTGTTTTTAGATTCGGAAGGTAATGTTCTTAAAAATCATACCGGTTCTCTTGATGCTAAAAACCTTATAGAGACCGGAAGAGATGCTATAAGATTAAAAAAATAA